The genomic DNA ATGTCCTCGAAGGCCGCCTCGACGACGATGTCGGCCTCCCCGGCGTTCTCCAGGCCGAGCGCCCCCGTGATCCGGCCGACCCGCTCGTCGCGCTGGGCCTCGGTGATCGAGCCGCGCTTGGCCGAGCCGGCGTAGAGCCCCCTCACCCGGTCGAGGCCACGCGCCAGGGCGCCCTCTTCCGTCTCGATCACCGTCACGGGGATCCCGGCATTGGCGAAGCACATGGCGATGCCGCCGCCCATCGTGCCGGCGCCGATCACCGCGGCCGTGCGGACGGGGCGGCGCGGCGTGTCCTTCGGCAGGCCGGGCACCCGGCCGGCCTCGCGCTCGGCGAAGAAGGCGTAGCGCAGGGCCTTCGAGCGCGGATCCTCCACCAGGGTGCGGAACTCTGCCCGCTCTACCGCCACGGCGGCATCGAAATCCTGCTCCAGGCCCGCGCGCACCGCCCGCGCCAGGGCGTGGACGTTGGTGGCGTCGGGATCGCGCTTCACCGCCTCGGCGGCCTGCGCCTCGAATTTTTCCCGTGCTTCCGGCGTCAGCGTCTCGGACCGGTCGCGCGCGCGTGGCAGGGCGCCGGAATCGGCGAGTTCCAGGGCGCGGGTGCGCGCTTCCGCGACGAGGTCGCCGAGCACCACGGCGTCCACGATGCCCAGCGCCGCCGCCGTCTCGGCGGAGACCGGCTCGCCGGTGAGCATCATCGGGAAGGCGGCGTCGGGCCCGATCAGGCGCGGAAGGCGCTGCGTGCCCCCCGCCCCCGGGATGATCCCGAGCTTGATCTCCGGCAGGCCGATCCGGGCCGACGGGGCCGCGACGCGGCCGTGGCAGGCCATCGCCAGCTCCAGGCCGCCGCCGAGGGCCGCGCCGCCGATCGCCGCCACCACCGGCTTCGGGCTGGCATCGAGCCGGTCCAGGATGTCCGGCAGGCTCGGCGGGCGCTGCGGCTTGCCGAACTCGCCGATATCGGCGCCGCCGACGAACACCTTGCCCTCCGCGGCCAGGACGACGGCCCGGACCGACGCGTCCGCGATGGCGTTCGTCAGGGCCTCGTCGAGGGCCGCCCGCAGCGCGGCGCCCAGCGCGTTGACCGGCGGGTTGGCGAGCGTGAGCACGGCCACGCCGCCGTCGACCTCCTGACGAACCACCCGATACTCCCTGTTGTTCTGCAATGCAGAATAAATGTCCGCATTTCGGCGGGATGTTGGTCCGAGTGCCCGCCAGCGTCAAGGATGGGCAGGGTCTGTCATCGGGGTGCAGCCAACTGTTCTGCAGTGCAGAAAAGCGTCGCCTCGGCCGTTTGACCCGCGGCCCGGGGCCATGCCATCACAACGGCCCTTAACGAGACTCGGTTGCGGATGCCGCCCGGCGCGCGAAGGCCGGGCCGCCGGAGGCACGGGGGAGGATCGCGGTGCGCGGCAAGGATCGGGGCGAGCGGCCCGGGGGCGCCTGTCCGGCGCGGGTTCCGGCAGCGGGGAGCGGGCGGTGAGCGACGGTCCCGAGCGCGACCCGGGCGGGCGCCTGCCCGAGATCCTGCGCGGCCGGCTCGCCCTGCCGGTGATCTGCGCCCCGATGTTCATCGTCTCCGGCCCGGAGCTGGTCATCGCCCAGTGCCTGTCCGGGGTCGTCGGCTCCTTCCCCG from Methylobacterium oryzae includes the following:
- a CDS encoding 3-hydroxyacyl-CoA dehydrogenase NAD-binding domain-containing protein, whose protein sequence is MVRQEVDGGVAVLTLANPPVNALGAALRAALDEALTNAIADASVRAVVLAAEGKVFVGGADIGEFGKPQRPPSLPDILDRLDASPKPVVAAIGGAALGGGLELAMACHGRVAAPSARIGLPEIKLGIIPGAGGTQRLPRLIGPDAAFPMMLTGEPVSAETAAALGIVDAVVLGDLVAEARTRALELADSGALPRARDRSETLTPEAREKFEAQAAEAVKRDPDATNVHALARAVRAGLEQDFDAAVAVERAEFRTLVEDPRSKALRYAFFAEREAGRVPGLPKDTPRRPVRTAAVIGAGTMGGGIAMCFANAGIPVTVIETEEGALARGLDRVRGLYAGSAKRGSITEAQRDERVGRITGALGLENAGEADIVVEAAFEDMGVKREIFTKLDQVAKPGAILATNTSYLDVNAIAAVTNRPQDVLGLHFFSPANVMRLVEVVRAERTAPDVLATALDLGKRLNKLPVTVGVCFGFVGNRMLERRSRAGERLLLEGALPHEVDAAVTGFGFRMGPFAMSDLAGLDIGWRSRKDFGGRAPVADSLAEQGRFGQKTGRGFYLYPDGARAGTRDPEVEALIARVAAEHGVARRSFTADEIVARLMYPMVNEGARILEEGIAARPGDIDTIWINGYNWPAWRGGPMHWADTVGLKTVVEALSRFAAETGDDSQEPAPLLKKLAAEGGSFAGLKNA